In a genomic window of Salvelinus fontinalis isolate EN_2023a chromosome 7, ASM2944872v1, whole genome shotgun sequence:
- the LOC129859976 gene encoding serine protease 23-like isoform X2 — protein sequence MASFPSIPSPLPLLLLLLSIPPVAPIQPQWPLQRVPVVLPQVTEDRPAPHFQADARLDVTSPCDPECHKNALPPSYWDLRSILSYETLHSNGRLTETAVGIYGYTARPQTTPALPSRRKRQIFGHDGRFSIVGQDFLLNYPFSAAVKLSTGCSGTLVGDRHVLTAAHCVHDGKNYVKGAQKLRVGFLKPKQRDSPNPASATNASIAHPSPPDKMKFQWIRAKRTHVPKGWIKGNGNDIGMDYDYALLELKKAHKRRHMKLGVSPPAKQLPGRRVQFSGYDNDRPGQLVYRFCRAGEETPDLLYQHCDAQPGASGSGIYARMWDRRRRRWERKVIGVFSGHQWVDRDGASQEFNVAVRVTPLKYAQICYWIKGNYVDCREG from the coding sequence ATGGCCTCTTTTCCCTCCATCCCatccccccttcccctcctcttgctcctcctctccatccctccagtgGCTCCTATCCAGCCCCAATGGCCCCTGCAGCGCGTCCCCGTGGTCTTACCCCAGGTGACAGAGGACCGACCCGCCCCCCACTTCCAGGCTGACGCCCGATTGGACGTCACCTCCCCATGTGACCCAGAATGCCACAAGAATGCTCTTCCCCCCAGCTACTGGGACCTGCGTAGCATCCTGTCATACGAGACGCTCCATAGTAACGGTCGCCTCACCGAAACCGCGGTGGGGATCTACGGGTACACCGCCCGCCCCCAGACCACGCCGGCACTGCCTTCCCGACGCAAACGTCAGATCTTTGGCCATGACGGGCGTTTCAGCATCGTAGGGCAGGACTTCCTGTTGAACTACCCATTTTCGGCAGCGGTCAAGCTGTCCACCGGGTGTTCCGGAACACTGGTGGGCGACCGGCACGTTCTGACCGCCGCCCACTGCGTCCACGACGGGAAGAACTACGTGAAAGGGGCGCAAAAGCTCCGGGTGGGTTTCCTGAAGCCAAAACAGCGTGACTCTCCCAATCCTGCCTCTGCCACCAATGCATCCATCGCCCATCCATCACCCCCAGATAAAATGAAGTTCCAGTGGATTCGTGCCAAGCGCACCCACGTGCCCAAAGGCTGGATCAAGGGCAACGGCAACGACATCGGAATGGACTACGACTACGCCTTATTAGAGCTCAAGAAGGCCCACAAAAGACGCCACATGAAGCTGGGCGTCTCCCCGCCGGCGAAGCAACTGCCCGGGCGCAGGGTCCAGTTCTCCGGCTATGACAACGACCGGCCGGGCCAGCTGGTCTACCGGTTCTGCCGGGCTGGAGAGGAGACGCCGGACCTTCTCTACCAGCATTGTGATGCCCAGCCCGGGGCCAGCGGCTCGGGGATCTACGCTCGTATGTGGGACCGGAGGAGGCGGCGCTGGGAGAGGAAGGTGATCGGGGTGTTCTCAGGGCACCAGTGGGTGGATCGAGACGGGGCGTCCCAGGAGTTTAACGTGGCGGTGAGGGTGACGCCTCTGAAATATGCCCAGATCTGCTACTGGATCAAAGGAAACTATGTAGACTGCCGAGAAGGATGA
- the LOC129859976 gene encoding serine protease 23-like isoform X1, whose translation MQTKRKWGEALSGSPSSMASFPSIPSPLPLLLLLLSIPPVAPIQPQWPLQRVPVVLPQVTEDRPAPHFQADARLDVTSPCDPECHKNALPPSYWDLRSILSYETLHSNGRLTETAVGIYGYTARPQTTPALPSRRKRQIFGHDGRFSIVGQDFLLNYPFSAAVKLSTGCSGTLVGDRHVLTAAHCVHDGKNYVKGAQKLRVGFLKPKQRDSPNPASATNASIAHPSPPDKMKFQWIRAKRTHVPKGWIKGNGNDIGMDYDYALLELKKAHKRRHMKLGVSPPAKQLPGRRVQFSGYDNDRPGQLVYRFCRAGEETPDLLYQHCDAQPGASGSGIYARMWDRRRRRWERKVIGVFSGHQWVDRDGASQEFNVAVRVTPLKYAQICYWIKGNYVDCREG comes from the exons ATGCAAACCAAGCGTAAGTGGGGAGAAGCGCTCAGTGG atCTCCCTCCTCCATGGCCTCTTTTCCCTCCATCCCatccccccttcccctcctcttgctcctcctctccatccctccagtgGCTCCTATCCAGCCCCAATGGCCCCTGCAGCGCGTCCCCGTGGTCTTACCCCAGGTGACAGAGGACCGACCCGCCCCCCACTTCCAGGCTGACGCCCGATTGGACGTCACCTCCCCATGTGACCCAGAATGCCACAAGAATGCTCTTCCCCCCAGCTACTGGGACCTGCGTAGCATCCTGTCATACGAGACGCTCCATAGTAACGGTCGCCTCACCGAAACCGCGGTGGGGATCTACGGGTACACCGCCCGCCCCCAGACCACGCCGGCACTGCCTTCCCGACGCAAACGTCAGATCTTTGGCCATGACGGGCGTTTCAGCATCGTAGGGCAGGACTTCCTGTTGAACTACCCATTTTCGGCAGCGGTCAAGCTGTCCACCGGGTGTTCCGGAACACTGGTGGGCGACCGGCACGTTCTGACCGCCGCCCACTGCGTCCACGACGGGAAGAACTACGTGAAAGGGGCGCAAAAGCTCCGGGTGGGTTTCCTGAAGCCAAAACAGCGTGACTCTCCCAATCCTGCCTCTGCCACCAATGCATCCATCGCCCATCCATCACCCCCAGATAAAATGAAGTTCCAGTGGATTCGTGCCAAGCGCACCCACGTGCCCAAAGGCTGGATCAAGGGCAACGGCAACGACATCGGAATGGACTACGACTACGCCTTATTAGAGCTCAAGAAGGCCCACAAAAGACGCCACATGAAGCTGGGCGTCTCCCCGCCGGCGAAGCAACTGCCCGGGCGCAGGGTCCAGTTCTCCGGCTATGACAACGACCGGCCGGGCCAGCTGGTCTACCGGTTCTGCCGGGCTGGAGAGGAGACGCCGGACCTTCTCTACCAGCATTGTGATGCCCAGCCCGGGGCCAGCGGCTCGGGGATCTACGCTCGTATGTGGGACCGGAGGAGGCGGCGCTGGGAGAGGAAGGTGATCGGGGTGTTCTCAGGGCACCAGTGGGTGGATCGAGACGGGGCGTCCCAGGAGTTTAACGTGGCGGTGAGGGTGACGCCTCTGAAATATGCCCAGATCTGCTACTGGATCAAAGGAAACTATGTAGACTGCCGAGAAGGATGA